Proteins encoded within one genomic window of Arachis ipaensis cultivar K30076 chromosome B08, Araip1.1, whole genome shotgun sequence:
- the LOC107613074 gene encoding transcription factor LHW isoform X1, whose protein sequence is MGFLLKEALKTLCGRNQWSYAVFWKIGCNNSKLLIWEECYYEPLPCSFPQPTFGNGEGSWFSSESRSSQMGIQEEDRVCSLINKMTVNNSVNIAGEGIIGRAAFTGNHQWILFNNFSRDAYPPEVYAEMHHQLSAGMQTVAVIPVLPHGVVQLGSFLPQCQPLQIMENIGFVNDVKSLILQLGCIPGALLSEDYSGSPSIGRALATGGLPVSVEPPGIPSHCIPSVSNGSNEQSNPSHVSRPTVQTLCPIRGEMNNFQGSVLTPKTHNLSQISNGYCQPNATTLIKTNFAGRSENRVVEAEMIPSSRGSCLQQPSVSYNARSAFNGLSSFGQSVASDCNLKYMEQQMMSVLGNQGHSNPSINASSTLNMSLLKTDGGHILDHNQSSSSASLLAGIPIHGGVSSLLRTSLVTDSGLRTPDVSVGDLSGAQGGGVGVKSDGSSEAGGSSLANLFSHSGSFTVPPQGSDQKLLSVDVKHVHDALPSKPVTTGDQSPDFVQDCVNKHVTGQSMVKNVKQEQVCAQPSSGDDLFDILGADFKNQLLSGNWDKLFAVGSESNTENMDKKPTCMNMQGMNSDYYSASEAISESDIFSGTGTDHLLDAVVSKTKSVMKQNSDDMSCRTTLTSSTCSVPSRAYKPAMPDHIQGGMFGIPKSEGKTGAVENSMRSGCIKDDDGKCSQTSSMFGSQLSSWVENSSKLKLENSVSTGYSKRPDEVCKSNRKRLKPGENPRPRPKDRQMIQDRVKELREIVPNGAKCSIDALLERTIKHMLFLQSVTKHADKLKQTGDSKVRDNVHYCTLKFTIVPIKPFIQIKFFGFASFML, encoded by the exons ATGGGGTTTTTGCTGAAAGAAGCTTTAAAGACTCTCTGCGGTCGGAATCAGTGGTCTTATGCTGTGTTCTGGAAGATCGGATGCAACAATTCAAA ACTATTGATCTGGGAAGAATGTTATTATGAACCATTGCCATGTTCTTTCCCTCAACCAACTTTTGGGAATGGAGAAGGCAGCTGGTTTTCTTCCGAGTCTCGCTCGTCTCAGATGGGGATCCAAGAGGAGGACAGAGTTTGTTCTTTGATTAACAAAATGACAGTGAATAATTCAGTCAATATCGCAGGTGAAGG AATAATTGGACGCGCTGCATTTACTGGCAACCATCAGTGGATTCTTTTCAACAATTTTAGTAGAGATGCATATCCACCTGAG GTATATGCTGAGATGCATCACCAACTTTCAGCTGGAATGCAG ACTGTTGCAGTGATTCCTGTGCTTCCCCATGGGGTTGTTCAACTTGGATCTTTCTTGCCA CAATGTCAACCGCTACAGATAATGGAGAATATTGGGTTTGTAAATGATGTAAAGAGCTTGATCTTGCAACTTGGATGCATTCCCGGTGCCCTTCTATCGGAAGATTATTCAGGAAGTCCTTCCATTGGAAGAGCACTTGCTACTGGCGGCTTGCCTGTCTCTGTCGAACCACCTGGAATTCCCTCACATTGCATTCCATCAGTATCTAATGGCTCAAATGAGCAAAGTAACCCATCTCATGTTTCAAGGCCAACTGTTCAAACACTCTGTCCTATAAGGGGAGAAATGAATAACTTCCAAGGTTCAGTATTGACTCCCAAAACTCATAACCTGAGccagatatcaaatggttattgCCAACCAAATGCTACTACATTGATTAAAACAAACTTTGCTGGCCGAAGTGAGAATAGGGTTGTGGAGGCTGAAATGATACCCTCAAGCAGAGGTTCATGCCTACAGCAGCCTTCTGTTTCATATAATGCAAGATCTGCATTCAATGGCTTATCCAGTTTCGGTCAATCAGTTGCAAGCGATTGCAATCTAAAATATATGGAGCAACAAATGATGTCAGTCCTTGGGAATCAAGGTCACAGTAATCCTAGTATAAATGCGTCAAGTACATTAAACATGTCTCTACTAAAGACAGATGGAGGCCATATACTTGATCACAATCAAAGTTCTAGCAGTGCTTCATTACTTGCTGGAATACCAATACATGGTGGGGTGAGTAGTCTTTTGAGGACAAGTCTTGTTACTGATTCTGGTTTAAGAACTCCAGATGTGTCTGTTGGTGATTTATCCGGAGCACAAGGGGGTGGGGTTGGAGTTAAAAGTGATGGTTCAAGTGAAGCAGGTGGTTCTTCTCTGGCTAATTTGTTCAGTCACTCAGGTTCCTTTACTGTGCCTCCACAAGGTTCTGATCAGAAGCTTCTCTCTGTAGATGTGAAGCATGTTCATGATGCTTTACCTTCAAAGCCTGTGACTACCGGAGATCAAAGCCCTGATTTTGTCCAAGATTGTGTTAATAAACATGTTACTGGTCAATCTATGGTGAAGAATGTTAAACAAGAACAAGTTTGTGCTCAACCGTCATCAGGTGATGATCTGTTTGATATTCTAGGAGCAGATTTCAAAAACCAACTTCTGAGTGGAAACTGGGATAAGTTGTTTGCTGTTGGATCTGAATCTAATACAGAAAATATGGATAAAAAGCCAACATGTATGAATATGCAGGGTATGAACTCTGATTATTACTCTGCAAGTGAAGCAATATCAGAGAGTGACATATTTTCTGGGACAGGCACAGACCACCTCCTGGATGCTGTGGTTTCAAAGACCAAATCTGTCATGAAACAGAATTCTGATGACATGTCTTGCAGGACAACTTTGACAAGTAGTACCTGTTCAGTTCCCTCTCGTGCCTACAAGCCGGCTATGCCTGATCATATCCAGGGTGGGATGTTTGGTATTCCTAAGAGTGAGGGTAAAACAGGTGCTGTTGAAAATTCCATGAGGTCTGGATGTATTAAGGACGACGATGGAAAGTGTTCCCAAACTTCTTCTATGTTTGGGTCCCAACTTAGTTCATGGGTTGAAAATAGTAGCAAGCTTAAGCTTGAAAATAGTGTTTCGACTGGATACTCCAAGCGGCCTGATGAAGTTTGCAAATCGAATCGCAAAAGGCTTAAACCGGGAGAGAATCCTAGGCCTCGACCTAAGGATCGCCAAATGATTCAAGATCGTGTAAAAGAGTTACGGGAAATTGTGCCAAATGGAGCAAAG TGTAGCATAGATGCACTGCTGGAACGTACCATCAAGCATATGCTTTTTTTGCAGAGTGTGACAAAGCATGCTGACAAGCTGAAACAAACTGGGGATTCAAAGGTAAGGGACAATGTTCACTATTGTACCCTAAAGTTCACTATTGTACCAATCAAACCttttattcaaataaaattttttggttttgCATCATTTATGCTATAA
- the LOC107613074 gene encoding transcription factor LHW isoform X2, which produces MGFLLKEALKTLCGRNQWSYAVFWKIGCNNSKLLIWEECYYEPLPCSFPQPTFGNGEGSWFSSESRSSQMGIQEEDRVCSLINKMTVNNSVNIAGEGIIGRAAFTGNHQWILFNNFSRDAYPPEVYAEMHHQLSAGMQTVAVIPVLPHGVVQLGSFLPIMENIGFVNDVKSLILQLGCIPGALLSEDYSGSPSIGRALATGGLPVSVEPPGIPSHCIPSVSNGSNEQSNPSHVSRPTVQTLCPIRGEMNNFQGSVLTPKTHNLSQISNGYCQPNATTLIKTNFAGRSENRVVEAEMIPSSRGSCLQQPSVSYNARSAFNGLSSFGQSVASDCNLKYMEQQMMSVLGNQGHSNPSINASSTLNMSLLKTDGGHILDHNQSSSSASLLAGIPIHGGVSSLLRTSLVTDSGLRTPDVSVGDLSGAQGGGVGVKSDGSSEAGGSSLANLFSHSGSFTVPPQGSDQKLLSVDVKHVHDALPSKPVTTGDQSPDFVQDCVNKHVTGQSMVKNVKQEQVCAQPSSGDDLFDILGADFKNQLLSGNWDKLFAVGSESNTENMDKKPTCMNMQGMNSDYYSASEAISESDIFSGTGTDHLLDAVVSKTKSVMKQNSDDMSCRTTLTSSTCSVPSRAYKPAMPDHIQGGMFGIPKSEGKTGAVENSMRSGCIKDDDGKCSQTSSMFGSQLSSWVENSSKLKLENSVSTGYSKRPDEVCKSNRKRLKPGENPRPRPKDRQMIQDRVKELREIVPNGAKCSIDALLERTIKHMLFLQSVTKHADKLKQTGDSKVRDNVHYCTLKFTIVPIKPFIQIKFFGFASFML; this is translated from the exons ATGGGGTTTTTGCTGAAAGAAGCTTTAAAGACTCTCTGCGGTCGGAATCAGTGGTCTTATGCTGTGTTCTGGAAGATCGGATGCAACAATTCAAA ACTATTGATCTGGGAAGAATGTTATTATGAACCATTGCCATGTTCTTTCCCTCAACCAACTTTTGGGAATGGAGAAGGCAGCTGGTTTTCTTCCGAGTCTCGCTCGTCTCAGATGGGGATCCAAGAGGAGGACAGAGTTTGTTCTTTGATTAACAAAATGACAGTGAATAATTCAGTCAATATCGCAGGTGAAGG AATAATTGGACGCGCTGCATTTACTGGCAACCATCAGTGGATTCTTTTCAACAATTTTAGTAGAGATGCATATCCACCTGAG GTATATGCTGAGATGCATCACCAACTTTCAGCTGGAATGCAG ACTGTTGCAGTGATTCCTGTGCTTCCCCATGGGGTTGTTCAACTTGGATCTTTCTTGCCA ATAATGGAGAATATTGGGTTTGTAAATGATGTAAAGAGCTTGATCTTGCAACTTGGATGCATTCCCGGTGCCCTTCTATCGGAAGATTATTCAGGAAGTCCTTCCATTGGAAGAGCACTTGCTACTGGCGGCTTGCCTGTCTCTGTCGAACCACCTGGAATTCCCTCACATTGCATTCCATCAGTATCTAATGGCTCAAATGAGCAAAGTAACCCATCTCATGTTTCAAGGCCAACTGTTCAAACACTCTGTCCTATAAGGGGAGAAATGAATAACTTCCAAGGTTCAGTATTGACTCCCAAAACTCATAACCTGAGccagatatcaaatggttattgCCAACCAAATGCTACTACATTGATTAAAACAAACTTTGCTGGCCGAAGTGAGAATAGGGTTGTGGAGGCTGAAATGATACCCTCAAGCAGAGGTTCATGCCTACAGCAGCCTTCTGTTTCATATAATGCAAGATCTGCATTCAATGGCTTATCCAGTTTCGGTCAATCAGTTGCAAGCGATTGCAATCTAAAATATATGGAGCAACAAATGATGTCAGTCCTTGGGAATCAAGGTCACAGTAATCCTAGTATAAATGCGTCAAGTACATTAAACATGTCTCTACTAAAGACAGATGGAGGCCATATACTTGATCACAATCAAAGTTCTAGCAGTGCTTCATTACTTGCTGGAATACCAATACATGGTGGGGTGAGTAGTCTTTTGAGGACAAGTCTTGTTACTGATTCTGGTTTAAGAACTCCAGATGTGTCTGTTGGTGATTTATCCGGAGCACAAGGGGGTGGGGTTGGAGTTAAAAGTGATGGTTCAAGTGAAGCAGGTGGTTCTTCTCTGGCTAATTTGTTCAGTCACTCAGGTTCCTTTACTGTGCCTCCACAAGGTTCTGATCAGAAGCTTCTCTCTGTAGATGTGAAGCATGTTCATGATGCTTTACCTTCAAAGCCTGTGACTACCGGAGATCAAAGCCCTGATTTTGTCCAAGATTGTGTTAATAAACATGTTACTGGTCAATCTATGGTGAAGAATGTTAAACAAGAACAAGTTTGTGCTCAACCGTCATCAGGTGATGATCTGTTTGATATTCTAGGAGCAGATTTCAAAAACCAACTTCTGAGTGGAAACTGGGATAAGTTGTTTGCTGTTGGATCTGAATCTAATACAGAAAATATGGATAAAAAGCCAACATGTATGAATATGCAGGGTATGAACTCTGATTATTACTCTGCAAGTGAAGCAATATCAGAGAGTGACATATTTTCTGGGACAGGCACAGACCACCTCCTGGATGCTGTGGTTTCAAAGACCAAATCTGTCATGAAACAGAATTCTGATGACATGTCTTGCAGGACAACTTTGACAAGTAGTACCTGTTCAGTTCCCTCTCGTGCCTACAAGCCGGCTATGCCTGATCATATCCAGGGTGGGATGTTTGGTATTCCTAAGAGTGAGGGTAAAACAGGTGCTGTTGAAAATTCCATGAGGTCTGGATGTATTAAGGACGACGATGGAAAGTGTTCCCAAACTTCTTCTATGTTTGGGTCCCAACTTAGTTCATGGGTTGAAAATAGTAGCAAGCTTAAGCTTGAAAATAGTGTTTCGACTGGATACTCCAAGCGGCCTGATGAAGTTTGCAAATCGAATCGCAAAAGGCTTAAACCGGGAGAGAATCCTAGGCCTCGACCTAAGGATCGCCAAATGATTCAAGATCGTGTAAAAGAGTTACGGGAAATTGTGCCAAATGGAGCAAAG TGTAGCATAGATGCACTGCTGGAACGTACCATCAAGCATATGCTTTTTTTGCAGAGTGTGACAAAGCATGCTGACAAGCTGAAACAAACTGGGGATTCAAAGGTAAGGGACAATGTTCACTATTGTACCCTAAAGTTCACTATTGTACCAATCAAACCttttattcaaataaaattttttggttttgCATCATTTATGCTATAA